The following nucleotide sequence is from Pagrus major chromosome 16, Pma_NU_1.0.
ctcagctgtactttgtgtttagtgcctattagtaaatgttagcatgctaacactaagacagtaaacagtaaacacgTGGATGTATCAAAATAACTTGCTTATTAACCATCCTACCAGCTAAACATCTGCATTTTAGCATCGTCACTATGAGCATCTTAGCttgctgacgttagcatttagctcaaaccGCTGCTGTACCCAAGTGCAGCCTCATAGAGCTGCTAGCACGGCCGAAGACTCTTGGTCTTGTTTGACATTGGGGTTTGTAGTTGCAGTATATCTACTATCTATGTGTATACAGTACAAACACGACACTGGCTCTAAAGAGGGACTTTAGCGTTcagtgttcagttggttgcaaagATGATGTTGTGGCCAGCTGGGTacgttcaccagctagttgctaacctTGTCTGTGTGACATTTAGTGCTAGAAAGGTCGTGTACAGTGGCTTTTTCACTGAGAACAGCTGCCTGCGACTGAAAATGATGAGTAACGCTGTGAGCCGGACAAGCttaacaatgagctgaaactcattATAATGCTCCTTAAAGGTCGGTAATCACACTGATTTCACTCTGTCAGTTTCCACATTGTTCTTTGGTGAATCATTATAAAACTATCCATTACAGCcgctttaaataaaacatgtgaaaagGTGAAACCCAAACAGGGGAAAGAGGTTTGAGGGAGGAACTAGAGGTGGGAGCCGAGCCAGCCTGTGTGTGCAGGATCACAGATGGCCATTTAGCCTCCTGAGGAGACCCAGCATCACTGAGATCATTTAACTTGGCCTCACGCTGCAcgcctctctcctccatcacacGGACCCAGCTTCCCCCCGGGTCGGCCACGCTGGCTGTctcgctgtgtgtttgtgtcatccTGCGGTTGCTCTCGCTGGGCTGTCGTCTCAGCCGCGGCATCAGGACTGATGGGTAATAGCTGCTAATATGTAATAATGCTTGGGAAATAAAAAGCCTACCTCCTGCAAACACAAAGGCACAGATAACTAATCCACCTACACACATAAATCCAAAAGGTGttagaagagaaaaacaaacacagagggtttcgtgctgctgctgctgacatttgaGACAATACAGCCTGGAAACTGCAGCCAATGATTCGTGTTAACGCTCGTTCAGCGTCGTTAAACGCCGGCATCAAGGGGAATCTCGTCCTTTACCTTCATGCTTCCACTGTTTTTCTCtacacatcacctgtcagtccTCCAAGCAGAAGAGAGATCCTCACCTCAAAGATATATTTAAGCATACCTTTGCTCTGTATTTTGCTGAGTTGTGGACTATCTCAGATGTTTCCAGCAGCAAgtagaaatccacaagtttactcaacGTAACTGTACGTTTAATTTGGTTGCTTGCCGCTTCTTCCGGGACGGGGAAGTGGGCTGAATGAGAGTAAACTTAGCTTgaataaacctttaaaacattacctcgtctgtgaacatttgtgacTGAGTcttgttacatttttatcagCAGTGGAGGTTGTTTTAATGGTTCGTTAACCACCGGCGAAGCCAGTTTGCACAGAAATGCCAATTTACctaataatgttgctttaagtacagttttgatgtattttaatgtctttGCCAACTTATATCATACTTAATTTCAGAAgtaaatattgtacattttcatCCACTACATTTGTCAAACATGTTTAGTTACTAGTCACTTTGCAGGTTTAGATTTTGGGAATTAAAGGTAAAGAACTAACTATTATTTCTATTATCTTTTATATCCTAGAATATGATGTATATAATGTTAAAGTGTGACCCCTCTCAtttaacagagtatttttacattgtggtaCTTCTATGTCTTATTAGGTACaatatctgaatacttcttccacttcTACTGTCAAACAAGTGAAAGCACAGAGGTGTAAtgagcaaaatgtacttaaagtactCATCCTGTATCCCCTGTCACTGAAATATTATGTTATCAAGTTTAGTAGTTTGGCCAAGTGGTAcccaatatcaatattttcctcagtatgtttttatttgtgcaaATAATTTAAACAGCAGTGATTAAAGTCGTGATTGTTTACAAGAGTACAAATATTGTTTTACAGCAGCTGGAATAGAGctcagtgtgttctcagtgtgacGACATTTGGCAGCGTGCGGACATTGTTGGGTCCGAACGGACAAAGATCCAGGtggcacaaacacagagctggcACAGAGTCACAGCAGCCTGCAGGCCCGGAGCAACAACCTTAAATACAAAGAGTCTGAAGCTCCAAATGTGCTCTTGAACATGCAACCTAAGCTGTGTTTCCTCCTAAATGTCAGTTCAGAGAATATATACAAAGCAAAGAAAGTGTAGTCCGCCAGCGTCCTGGTTTGACAGCTCTGTTATCGAAGGATCTTCTTTTTGATGTActggcagaggcagagaggggcgGTGCTGCAGTGGTTCCTCTGAGGACGTAGGCGGTGGTGTGACGGTCCTGACAGCTGCTGAGACACCAGCAGCTTCACATAAGCGGCGCTGTACGTCATCAGAAGCTGGTGGGCTTTCGCCTGCAAGACAAAGACATTAACACTTCTTTCACCCCGAGAGGGAAAAGACACAAGTTTATGGAgaatgaggaaaaataaaaaacatctctttACCTGAGCAGGTAACGATACGTCAGGGATGAGGCTGTAGTTGGTGGTGACTCGGGCGTCCTCCCGCCGGCCGGTGGAGGTACCGCTGCTCGTCTCCTCGTTTCTCAGCAGAGGCCTCTGTTCATCCGAGTCCTGCTCAACATCTGACCCGCCGACCTCGGGGTCAGCAGCCATCACCTCGGTCACGAGGACGAGGTGGgacattttcttcttcagttttttCTGCTCAAAGTGGGACAAGTTGATGAAAGCTACGCCGTGTGATGCAATCCCGTGCAGAAATAAAATATCCTCTCGACAGCATCTAGAATTATGTTTCTATTGATTTTTGAAGGAGGACTAACATGGGTGCACAAAGAAATCGATAAAGCAGCAGTAGAACAAACAGAGCGACAGATGTACTCGACTCTCTCACCTGGGTGTCATTGGCCACAAAGCTGCGCTCCTCTAAAGTTTCAGTCAGCGCCCTCAGACAGCGGGACATGTCCCAATACACGAAatacagctgcagacacacacagaggcatgaAAACAGGAGCGTCAGTGGCCATCAAAGCAAATTAATTGTCATTACTGCCCTCCGAATGTTCACATAAAGAGAACTGTCTCCTTTTTCttacaatttgtttttgtttttctgtttatattatTTGAATTTTTGTGTCAAATACAAGTACGACAGACATGTTCCCTGAACCGCTGATGGATCTGGAAGATGaactttgctgtgttttctgcagcCTATGTGAGAAAATGCTTTTGGCAGTAAATCTGacttataaaacaaaaacaaaaaacactgatcagtCGTCTCTACAAGCTCATGTTGTGTTGGCAGACAttgtccaaacacacacaacatttattttaccttCTAGTGAAGACCGTAAACTTTCAAAAGATACCAAAAACATCAGAATACATTTGGGGTATTTGTCTATGAAGTAGTGTTGTAGAGAGTACCaaaaagtcacacttgagtaaaaataaagattaaaatattaatttggtaaaagtaaaagtcacccgTGCGACTAGTACCTGAGTAAAAGACTTGAAATAActgatatttaatgtacttaagtCTCAAAAGCAATTTTCTGGCTATAAATTTACTTAAATGTACCGTTTTATTTCAATTGtcgataaaataaattgatttaaaaatgcgTTGCTTTGACCGTGGGGCCAGTAGTTTACTGTTTTCAACTGTTTCGTAGATCAATAGACAGCGAATTATGTGTTTTCGCTTTgtcattgttgtgttgttttaattgcCGTCTTGTTGTGTCATTAACCACGTGATCTTGTGGTTTATACGGTTTCCTGTTTCCTTACAAACTTCAGCTCTCCAACAACACGAAAAGATGAAACAACAAAACTAGACAACTGCAGAATTTCGACAGCCTAACAGCTGTGGGTCATGTTAAACATCATCCTACAACAGTCGACGGAGACAAATGTTTTGAACAAGGACATTTATACACTTCTGGCACATGTGGAGCctcattttctctcagttttaGGTGATTTCTTTGAGAACAACCTGCATGTTTCCGTTGCAGTTCTGAACCCAGTCGGCCACGGCCACCAGCAGCTTGTGCTTCACCATCCTCTCGTTCACCTGGATCAACCGGACGTCTAAGTTCATGTTTaactgacacagacagagaacaaAGAATCAAATATGATTATCATTACTTAATACGAAGACGTCACTGTAAACTCATTTTTACCACGACGGGCTGATTTACCTCCTTGTTGCTGTggtggaggatgaagatgaCGGCGGTGGTGAGGAAGATGGAGACCaggctgacagagagacagaggaccCAGTAGTCAGTGACAGTGATGTAGAGGTGGAGGGTGGAGAACACGGCGCACCACACCACCACATACAGCACCTGGTGGAGGGACGGGACGGGTGGAAGATGGTTAGCTTACGAAAATAacccctgatgatgtcactgggACAGAGTTTGAAAGACACGGGTGGTGATGTCAGCGTTTTTTAAGGATTGTTTTAAAAGGCTGGATATTTCGGGCCTCCTGTGATttttgtccatctgtctcttGCAGGTTCCCAGTCTTTACCGAGGTGTGATATAAAGCCAACAGAGTGCTCATTTAAGGGAAAACAAAAGCGTAACGGTGAGAGTTAAGAGATCGTACCGGTGCCAGTATGAAATTAAAGAGAGCCGAGttgaaaaccatgtatctccTGACTGAGGGGACGTCCAGAGCCGTCTTCAGTGGAGCCTCCATGTCTCTGACTGGGACCTaacaggatgaaaacaaaagcaaactaataaataaacaacagatgAGATATATTTTGGAcgtttatttaaatgtgtgtctgtaCGTTCACCTGGAAGCCGGCATCCTCCAGTTTGGCCCGGCACAGAGACAGGTCAAAGCTCGGGTTCAGTGCTGAACAGCTCGGCACTGACGCGACACACTGACCTGAGATTTAGAGACGAATGGAGAATAACACAATCACCAGGATAGTGTGTCACAATATGAAGCAGACTGACcaacttgtgtgtttttgtttacttttgttttgctgtttttttcttcttttgatgatgttgttgcctttttttttaaattaatgttatatttatatactttgatactgaaaattcaataaacaaatttgaggaagaaaaaaaaggatataatgtcagcagcagttcctgaaaatcacaaatacaatccaaggttgacatttgtaccaaacgttGCATATCACGTTCccattatatgcttattagttGACCTTCACATCAGGTTGTGGAGGTGACGGAGGAAGCGTTGTTACAggtttttgggtgttttttgaGGAGGTCTGCGGACATTTTTGCGGCAACCAGAACTGGGCATTTGTCACGGAAAGTCAGACCACCTCCATCTGTAGGTATCttaggtattttaagccaaaccatgatgttttcctaaccctaaccaagtgttgtttgtgcctaaacctcagCGGACCATAAGCACGGCATTATGAatagggaaaaacaaaaaattcaacctaaacagacttaaagttgtaacataaagaaacatttagtttgaacttatctgtggttttgcctTACCTAGCTGACATTCggtaaaatatattaaattaacACATGTATAGGccttaaaaaacatgaatacaacaggataaatgttggcaaagtatgtATTTGAAGGCCACGGGTATGTTGCAACTCTATGTTTCTTTATGCTTAGATTTAAATTTTACACAGTTTCTTTTGTCTGGTTATATTTTGGCAcaaaaaaccacttggttagggtcagaaaaataacttttgattgcttaaaatacctggttttgtcaccacaaacgcAGCTGGACATGTTACAAcgtttttgtcaccacaaacatgaaaTTGTCTACAggttttcttaaaaatgtccactggtttcacacttacaaacagaaacgttaactgccaatactttattctggcaactgagCTGCCAGAAACCCAGAGTACAATCAGCAATCTCTATTCAATctataaaacaacacacacagccaaaaaCATCCTCAGCCCGCAGTAGCTACACAGGAAGCTGCTCATTAGCTGAGTCATCATGAGTATTTAACAATTTAACGACCTGAgagataaaaataattattcacCCTGTTAGACCTGGCCAGCCCTGCAGCGATCCAGAGGAAAGgacacaacatttcagacatAGTGCCGTAATTTACCCTGATGCACTAAATCTAACATTCGTCCGACAAAGCCGGTGGTTTTAAGCACTTATTTAGGgaaataacaaagaaaatgttggtGTAAAATGAGAAGTGAAACTAACACGGCCCTCTGGCAGCAGTGAAAAGTTGCTGTGCTGTCACTGAagacaaaagtgaaaacaacacagaagcACAAAGATGAATAAAAGTGGGCCGGTCAGTACAAACTTGGGGGATGATGGCCCAAGACATCTGAAGCATGTGAGCGCGACGTTACGGTGACTACATGGTGATAATCCTTTTTTAAT
It contains:
- the tmem268 gene encoding transmembrane protein 268, with the translated sequence MQDVVSSEMMEDTNGDVTEESEVEVQIRPSKPQPRANNNRPNWSNGQCVASVPSCSALNPSFDLSLCRAKLEDAGFQVPVRDMEAPLKTALDVPSVRRYMVFNSALFNFILAPVLYVVVWCAVFSTLHLYITVTDYWVLCLSVSLVSIFLTTAVIFILHHSNKELNMNLDVRLIQVNERMVKHKLLVAVADWVQNCNGNMQLYFVYWDMSRCLRALTETLEERSFVANDTQKKLKKKMSHLVLVTEVMAADPEVGGSDVEQDSDEQRPLLRNEETSSGTSTGRREDARVTTNYSLIPDVSLPAQAKAHQLLMTYSAAYVKLLVSQQLSGPSHHRLRPQRNHCSTAPLCLCQYIKKKILR